A genomic region of bacterium contains the following coding sequences:
- a CDS encoding GntR family transcriptional regulator, whose translation MQSVDPVGSPSLDFKTREQAAYESLRQAIIHGRWGPHEPLVVSRIASDLGVSRITVANALKRLAGEGFVSLEPHKEAVVARLDPEGVREIYLMRAALEELAAKEAAERMTAEELEEGHRLNGLIRELRVASPEAIPAIRAADRAFHRHVRRAARMARLEGLLENLADQCEYYRSRLLDPSQLAVPDPAPHQTLLDNLAAHDGGAAARFMRGHILGGMHTVLAALERQR comes from the coding sequence CGGTGGGGTCGCCTTCCCTAGACTTCAAGACGCGTGAACAGGCGGCGTATGAGTCGCTTCGGCAGGCCATCATCCATGGGCGGTGGGGTCCGCATGAGCCTCTCGTCGTCAGCCGCATCGCGTCGGATCTCGGCGTGAGCCGGATCACGGTCGCGAACGCGCTCAAGAGGCTGGCCGGGGAGGGATTTGTCTCGCTCGAGCCCCATAAAGAAGCCGTCGTGGCCCGGCTCGATCCCGAGGGAGTGCGGGAGATCTACCTGATGCGGGCGGCACTCGAGGAACTCGCGGCCAAGGAGGCGGCCGAGCGGATGACCGCAGAAGAGCTCGAAGAGGGACACCGCCTCAACGGGCTCATTCGCGAGCTCCGCGTCGCGTCGCCGGAAGCGATCCCGGCCATCCGGGCCGCGGACCGGGCCTTCCACCGGCACGTGCGGCGAGCCGCGCGCATGGCGCGGCTCGAGGGGCTCCTCGAGAACCTCGCGGACCAGTGCGAGTATTACCGCTCGCGCCTGTTGGATCCGAGCCAGCTGGCCGTACCCGACCCAGCGCCCCATCAAACGTTGCTGGATAATCTGGCGGCGCACGACGGCGGCGCGGCGGCCCGCTTCATGCGCGGCCACATCCTGGGCGGCATGCACACGGTACTCGCCGCACTGGAGCGGCAGCGGTGA